A section of the Pseudomonas sp. Q1-7 genome encodes:
- a CDS encoding OmpW/AlkL family protein: MRKHLLTASLLALAVASPLAQAHKAGDVIVRAGAATVAPNEDSSALSIAGTKVGGTKATLENDTQLGLTGTYMLTDHIGLELLAATPFQHEVGVKGLGGLDGKLADIKQLPPTLSLQYYPLDPNSAFQPYVGAGINYTLFFDEDLTSARKAQGFSNLDLDDSVGLAAQVGMDYMLTDNILLNAAVWYIDIDTQATTDLAGVGKVKVDVDVDPWVYMVGVGYKF, encoded by the coding sequence ATGCGCAAGCATCTTCTTACCGCCTCCCTGCTCGCTCTCGCCGTTGCCTCGCCCCTGGCCCAGGCCCACAAGGCCGGCGATGTGATCGTCCGCGCAGGCGCCGCCACCGTCGCCCCGAATGAAGACAGCTCCGCCTTGTCCATCGCCGGCACCAAGGTCGGTGGCACCAAGGCCACCCTGGAAAACGACACCCAACTCGGCCTGACCGGCACCTACATGCTCACCGACCACATCGGTCTGGAACTGCTGGCCGCCACCCCCTTCCAGCACGAAGTGGGCGTGAAAGGCCTGGGCGGCCTCGACGGCAAGCTGGCCGACATCAAGCAACTGCCGCCGACCCTCAGCCTGCAGTACTACCCGCTGGACCCGAATTCGGCCTTCCAGCCCTATGTCGGCGCGGGCATCAACTACACCCTGTTCTTCGACGAGGACCTGACCAGCGCGCGCAAGGCCCAGGGCTTCAGTAACCTGGACCTGGACGATTCCGTGGGCCTCGCCGCACAGGTGGGCATGGACTACATGCTGACCGACAACATCCTGCTCAACGCCGCCGTCTGGTACATCGACATCGACACCCAGGCCACCACCGACCTGGCCGGTGTCGGCAAGGTCAAGGTCGATGTGGACGTGGACCCATGGGTCTACATGGTGGGTGTCGGCTACAAGTTCTGA
- the cobW gene encoding cobalamin biosynthesis protein CobW — MKTLAKLPVTIVTGFLGAGKTTLLRHMLDSASGRRIAVIVNEFGELGIDGEILKQCAIGCSEEEAVGRVYELANGCLCCTVQEEFFPVMRELVARRGDLDQILIETSGLALPKPLVQAFQWPEIRNACTVDAVITVVDSPAVAAGTFAAHPEQVDEQRRQDPNLDHESPLHELFEDQLASADLVVLNKADLLSADALAAVRAEVAEELPPAVKIVEASAGKLPLDILLGLNAEAELHIDSRPTHHDHEGHEDHDHDEFDSFHVDLPDVDETTLLSALGQLVERHAILRIKGFAAIPGKPMRLLVQGVGKRFDKHFDRKWLADEPRGTRLVVIGQELDQVAIANELRTALA, encoded by the coding sequence ATGAAAACCCTGGCCAAGCTCCCCGTCACCATCGTCACCGGCTTCCTCGGCGCCGGTAAGACCACCCTGCTCCGTCACATGCTGGACTCGGCCTCCGGCCGGCGCATCGCGGTGATCGTCAACGAATTTGGCGAGCTGGGCATCGACGGCGAAATCCTCAAGCAATGCGCCATCGGCTGCAGCGAGGAAGAGGCCGTGGGCCGCGTCTACGAGCTGGCCAACGGCTGCCTCTGCTGCACCGTGCAGGAAGAGTTCTTCCCAGTGATGCGCGAGCTGGTGGCACGCCGTGGCGACCTCGACCAGATCCTCATCGAAACCTCCGGCCTGGCCCTGCCCAAGCCACTGGTGCAAGCCTTCCAGTGGCCGGAAATCCGCAACGCCTGCACCGTCGACGCGGTGATCACCGTGGTCGACAGCCCGGCCGTGGCCGCCGGCACCTTCGCCGCCCACCCCGAACAGGTGGACGAGCAGCGCCGCCAGGACCCGAACCTGGACCACGAATCGCCGCTGCACGAGCTGTTCGAGGACCAGTTGGCCAGCGCCGACCTGGTGGTGCTGAACAAGGCCGACCTGCTCAGCGCCGACGCCCTGGCCGCGGTGCGCGCCGAGGTGGCGGAAGAGCTGCCGCCGGCGGTGAAGATCGTCGAGGCCAGCGCCGGCAAGCTGCCGCTCGATATCCTCCTGGGCCTGAATGCCGAGGCCGAGCTGCACATCGACAGCCGCCCCACCCACCACGACCACGAAGGCCACGAGGACCACGATCACGACGAGTTCGATTCCTTCCACGTCGACCTGCCGGACGTGGACGAAACCACGCTGCTCAGCGCCCTCGGCCAACTGGTGGAACGCCACGCCATCCTGCGCATCAAGGGGTTCGCCGCCATCCCCGGCAAACCCATGCGCCTGCTGGTGCAGGGCGTCGGCAAGCGCTTCGACAAGCACTTCGACCGCAAATGGCTGGCCGACGAACCCCGTGGCACCCGCCTGGTGGTGATCGGCCAGGAGCTGGACCAGGTCGCCATCGCCAATGAGCTGCGGACTGCGCTGGCATGA
- the cobM gene encoding precorrin-4 C(11)-methyltransferase codes for MTVYFIGAGPGDPELITVKGQRLIRSCPVILYAGSLVPEAVLAGHCAERVVNTAELHLEEIVALLAEAHARGQDVARVHSGDPSLYGAIGEQIRHLRARGIPYDVVPGVTATSACAALLGCELTLPEVSQTLILTRYASKTRMPEGEALGDLARHRATLAIHLGVSQLAKIVEELLPHYGAECPIAVIHRASWPDQEQVTGTLGDILPKVAARDFRRTALILVGEVLAAEGFADSSLYRAEHSHLFRPARAEPPRG; via the coding sequence ATGACCGTTTATTTCATCGGCGCCGGCCCCGGCGATCCGGAACTCATCACGGTGAAGGGCCAGCGGCTGATCCGCTCCTGCCCGGTGATCCTCTACGCCGGTTCGCTGGTGCCGGAAGCGGTGCTGGCCGGGCATTGCGCAGAGCGCGTGGTGAATACCGCCGAACTGCACCTGGAGGAAATCGTCGCCCTGCTGGCCGAGGCCCACGCCAGGGGGCAGGACGTGGCGCGGGTGCATTCCGGCGATCCGTCCCTCTACGGCGCCATCGGCGAGCAGATCCGCCACCTGCGTGCGCGGGGCATTCCCTACGACGTGGTGCCGGGGGTGACTGCCACCTCCGCCTGCGCCGCCCTGCTGGGCTGCGAGCTGACCCTGCCGGAGGTGTCCCAGACGCTGATCCTCACCCGCTACGCCAGCAAGACACGGATGCCGGAAGGCGAAGCGCTGGGCGACCTGGCGCGGCACCGTGCGACCCTGGCCATTCACTTGGGGGTAAGCCAGTTGGCGAAAATTGTCGAAGAACTGCTGCCGCATTACGGCGCCGAGTGCCCGATCGCGGTGATCCACCGCGCCAGCTGGCCGGACCAGGAGCAGGTCACCGGCACCCTGGGCGACATCCTGCCCAAGGTGGCGGCACGGGATTTCCGCCGCACCGCGCTGATCCTGGTGGGTGAGGTGCTGGCCGCCGAGGGCTTCGCCGATTCCTCCCTCTACCGCGCCGAGCACAGCCATCTGTTCCGCCCGGCGCGGGCGGAGCCGCCACGCGGTTAG
- a CDS encoding CbtA family protein, protein MIKRIAQTAGFAGLIAALVLTLLQSLWVTPLILQAETYETAEPAPVEQPHEHEHGGAAVAHIHDHSDEAWAPEDGWQRTLATGGSNLVVAVGFALILAGLFSLRGPTRAWQGLLWGLGGFATFALAPSLGLPPELPGTAAADLAQRQTWWVGTACATAVGLALIAFGRHWALRVAGLLLLVIPHLLGAPQPDVHTSLAPEALEHAFIAASLITNALFWAVLGWAAAWLHQRHASPSV, encoded by the coding sequence ATGATCAAGCGCATTGCCCAGACCGCCGGGTTCGCCGGCCTGATCGCCGCCCTGGTGCTGACCCTGTTGCAGAGTCTGTGGGTCACGCCGCTGATCCTCCAGGCGGAGACTTACGAGACCGCCGAGCCGGCGCCTGTGGAACAGCCCCACGAGCATGAACACGGCGGCGCCGCCGTGGCCCACATCCACGATCACAGCGACGAAGCCTGGGCCCCGGAAGACGGTTGGCAGCGCACCCTCGCCACCGGGGGCAGCAACCTGGTGGTGGCGGTGGGCTTCGCCCTGATCCTCGCCGGGTTGTTCAGCCTGCGCGGCCCGACCCGCGCCTGGCAGGGCCTGCTCTGGGGGCTGGGCGGTTTTGCCACCTTCGCCCTGGCGCCGTCCCTCGGCCTGCCGCCGGAGCTGCCGGGCACCGCCGCCGCCGATCTGGCCCAGCGCCAGACCTGGTGGGTAGGCACCGCCTGCGCCACCGCTGTGGGCCTGGCGCTGATCGCCTTCGGCCGCCACTGGGCCCTGCGCGTGGCCGGCCTGCTGCTGCTGGTGATCCCGCATCTGCTGGGCGCGCCGCAACCGGACGTCCACACCAGCCTAGCGCCTGAAGCCCTGGAGCACGCGTTCATCGCGGCCTCGCTGATCACCAATGCCCTGTTCTGGGCGGTGCTGGGCTGGGCCGCCGCCTGGCTGCACCAGCGCCACGCGTCGCCCTCCGTTTGA
- a CDS encoding cobalamin biosynthesis protein, with product MKLVAGLGCRRGCPADELQGLLRQCLAEAGASFEALVALASAEGKAAEPGLNDLARELGLPLHCLPVDKLVAQERRLSQPSEPVRAASGSAGVAEAAALALADTLFGSRAVLLIDKRRSASATCALACLQHEVERP from the coding sequence TTGAAACTGGTCGCCGGGCTGGGTTGCCGACGCGGCTGCCCGGCGGACGAGTTGCAAGGCCTGCTGCGGCAGTGCCTGGCCGAGGCCGGCGCGTCCTTCGAGGCGCTGGTCGCGCTGGCCAGCGCCGAAGGCAAGGCGGCGGAGCCCGGGCTGAACGACCTGGCCAGGGAGCTGGGGCTCCCGCTGCATTGCCTGCCTGTGGATAAGCTGGTTGCCCAGGAACGGCGCCTTAGCCAGCCTTCCGAGCCGGTGCGCGCGGCCAGCGGCAGTGCGGGGGTGGCCGAAGCCGCCGCCCTGGCCCTGGCTGACACCCTGTTTGGCAGTCGCGCCGTCCTGCTCATCGACAAACGCCGCAGCGCCAGCGCCACCTGTGCCCTGGCCTGCCTCCAGCACGAGGTAGAACGGCCATGA
- a CDS encoding sugar nucleotide-binding protein — MRMRLMLLGGGNSLGQALIRLGAEEDIGFLAPRPPEQGWDAASLTQLLDDTRPDAVVNLAYYFDWFQADEVSDARLAAQERGVERLAELCQHHGIVLLQPSTYRVFDGSRATAYSEKDETVPLSARGQAIWRMEQSVRATCPKHVLLRFGWLLDDSREGALGRFLGRAEQADEICLADDRRGNPTPVDDAARVLLAVLKQLDCSAPLWGTYHYGGHEATTPLALGQALLAEARALHPLKVQDITPQAHAARPDAAEEPQNAVLACKKILHTFGIKPRAWRAALPTLLDRYYRHG, encoded by the coding sequence ATGCGAATGCGCTTGATGCTGTTGGGTGGCGGCAATTCACTCGGACAGGCGCTGATTCGCCTGGGGGCCGAGGAAGACATTGGATTTCTCGCTCCGCGTCCGCCCGAACAGGGCTGGGACGCCGCCAGCCTGACGCAGCTGCTCGATGACACCCGGCCCGACGCCGTGGTCAACCTCGCCTACTACTTCGACTGGTTCCAGGCCGACGAAGTCAGCGATGCCCGCCTGGCCGCCCAGGAGCGCGGCGTGGAGCGTCTGGCCGAACTCTGCCAGCACCACGGCATCGTCCTGCTGCAACCTTCCACCTATCGGGTGTTCGACGGTTCCCGCGCCACCGCCTACAGCGAGAAGGACGAAACCGTCCCCCTCAGCGCGCGTGGCCAGGCGATCTGGCGCATGGAGCAGAGCGTTCGCGCGACCTGCCCCAAGCACGTGCTGCTGCGCTTCGGCTGGTTGCTCGACGACAGCCGCGAAGGTGCCCTCGGGCGTTTCCTCGGCCGCGCCGAACAGGCCGACGAGATTTGCCTGGCCGACGACCGCCGGGGCAATCCCACGCCGGTGGACGATGCCGCGCGGGTGCTGCTGGCCGTGCTCAAGCAACTGGATTGCTCCGCGCCGCTCTGGGGGACCTACCACTACGGCGGCCACGAGGCGACCACACCCCTGGCCTTGGGCCAGGCGCTGCTCGCCGAGGCCCGCGCCCTGCACCCGCTGAAGGTGCAGGACATCACGCCCCAGGCCCACGCCGCCCGCCCCGACGCGGCGGAAGAACCGCAGAACGCGGTGCTGGCCTGCAAGAAAATCCTCCACACCTTCGGCATCAAGCCGCGCGCCTGGCGCGCCGCGTTGCCGACCCTGCTGGATCGTTACTACCGCCATGGCTGA
- the cobN gene encoding cobaltochelatase subunit CobN, protein MHLLRTQPGGFVPDDGIAHLAQTPAELVILCSGDSHLALLAEAARELPADYPSLRLANPMQLQNHASVDLYVDEVLQHAKVILISVHGGVGYWRYGIEQLVTLAERGATLILVPGDDRPDPELTGLCNVPAEEAERLWQYLRQGGLDNARQLFHCLASRWLDRDYPWSEPRALPRVALYHPRLSPARLDDWQSEWQPGQPVAALLFYRTHLQAANTAFIDSFCARIAAQGLNPLPIAVASLKEAECLETVEHWLDAADASLIINTTGFAQSNPDTPGPRPFRRDIPVLQAICSLDNEPLWRENPQGLGPRDLAMHIALPELDGRIITRPISFKGLAWRSERSQSDVVCYLPQVERMDFVAELGRRWCALARKANADKRVALILANYPTRDGRIGNGVGLDTPAAALNILRALEAEGYPVAGLPDSGTALIHSLLGGVSNDLDNLDLRPCAQSLALADYLACFARLPEANQHAVRARWGEPQQDPMFRAGRMMVAGLRCGLAFVGIQPARGYQLDPAAIYHDADLVPPHGYLAFYFWLREVFAADALVHVGKHSNLEWLPGKGVGLSAECWPDAVMGPLPNIYPFIVNDPGEGAQAKRRAQAVIIDHLMPPLTRAETYGPLRDLERLADEYYDATLLDPRRAVQLRGEILELVRATSLDRELNLGLNDDADSWLPQLDAYLCDLKESQIRDGLHVFGESPSGRLRDDTLLSLVRIPRSDGKGANASLLRALASDLKLGSDPLDLNWGEPWQGPRPAVLDAISAEPWRSNGDTRERLELLALGLIETRDFGSIGAASDAVIHNLRTRIAPTLDACGGAEIGGVLAALEGRFVPPGPSGAPSRGRLDVLPTGRNFFTVDVRNLPTPTAWRLGFQSASLLLERHLQDQGDHLRQLGISVWGTATMRTGGDDIAQALALMGVRPVWQAGSQRVEDFEILPLSLLDRPRVDVTLRVSGFFRDAFANLIRLFDAAVQAVAELDEPEDLNPLAARVKQESTRLAAEGLAVEDARLQAGWRVFGAQPGAYGAGVQGAIEARQWQDRAELAEVYLNWGGYAYGAQDAGTPARERFAQRLQRLQAVLQNQDNREHDLLDSNDYYQFQGGMLAAAETLRGERVASYHGDHSQPDLPRIRSLKEELARVVRARAANPKWIAGMKRHGYKGAFELAATVDYLFAFDATSELVDDHQYRQLADAYLLDPDTRAFIRQHNPEALRDIAERLVEAQQRGLWENPGDYREAIENLLLDSEEQ, encoded by the coding sequence ATGCACCTCCTGCGCACCCAACCCGGCGGCTTCGTCCCCGACGACGGCATCGCCCACCTGGCCCAGACGCCTGCCGAGCTGGTGATTCTCTGCAGCGGCGACTCCCACCTGGCGCTGCTGGCCGAGGCCGCCCGCGAGCTGCCGGCGGACTACCCCAGCCTGCGCCTGGCCAACCCCATGCAGTTGCAGAACCACGCCTCGGTGGACCTCTATGTCGACGAAGTGCTGCAACACGCCAAGGTGATCCTCATCTCGGTGCATGGCGGCGTCGGCTACTGGCGCTACGGCATCGAGCAGTTGGTGACGCTGGCCGAGCGTGGCGCGACGCTGATACTGGTACCCGGTGACGACCGCCCCGACCCGGAGCTGACCGGCCTGTGCAACGTGCCCGCCGAAGAGGCCGAACGCCTCTGGCAGTACCTGCGCCAGGGCGGCCTGGACAACGCGCGACAGCTCTTCCATTGCCTGGCCAGCCGCTGGCTTGACCGCGACTACCCCTGGAGCGAACCCCGCGCCTTGCCCCGCGTCGCCCTCTACCACCCGCGCCTGAGCCCGGCGCGCTTGGACGACTGGCAATCCGAGTGGCAGCCCGGACAGCCGGTGGCCGCCCTGCTCTTCTACCGAACCCACTTGCAGGCCGCCAACACAGCCTTCATCGACAGCTTCTGCGCGCGCATCGCCGCCCAGGGCCTGAATCCGCTGCCCATCGCCGTCGCCAGCCTCAAGGAGGCCGAATGCCTGGAGACGGTGGAGCACTGGCTGGACGCGGCCGACGCCAGTCTGATCATCAACACCACCGGCTTCGCCCAGTCCAACCCGGACACTCCCGGCCCGCGCCCGTTCCGCCGCGACATTCCGGTGCTGCAGGCCATCTGCTCGCTGGACAACGAACCGCTCTGGCGCGAAAACCCGCAAGGCCTGGGCCCGCGCGACCTGGCCATGCACATCGCCCTGCCGGAACTGGATGGCCGCATCATCACCCGCCCCATCAGCTTCAAGGGCCTGGCCTGGCGCAGCGAGCGCAGCCAGAGCGACGTGGTCTGCTACCTGCCCCAGGTCGAGCGCATGGACTTCGTCGCCGAATTGGGCCGGCGCTGGTGCGCGCTCGCGCGCAAGGCCAACGCCGACAAGCGCGTCGCGCTGATTCTCGCCAACTACCCCACCCGCGACGGCCGCATCGGCAACGGCGTGGGCCTGGACACCCCGGCAGCGGCGCTGAACATCCTGCGCGCCCTGGAGGCCGAGGGTTATCCCGTGGCCGGTCTGCCGGACAGCGGCACGGCACTTATCCACAGCCTGCTGGGTGGCGTCAGCAACGACCTGGACAACCTCGACCTGCGTCCCTGCGCGCAAAGCCTGGCGCTGGCCGATTACCTCGCCTGTTTCGCCCGCCTGCCGGAGGCCAACCAGCACGCGGTGCGCGCGCGCTGGGGCGAGCCGCAGCAGGACCCGATGTTCCGCGCCGGAAGGATGATGGTCGCCGGCCTGCGCTGCGGCCTCGCCTTCGTCGGCATCCAGCCGGCACGCGGTTACCAGTTGGACCCGGCGGCCATCTACCACGATGCCGACCTCGTGCCGCCCCACGGCTACCTGGCCTTCTACTTCTGGCTGCGGGAGGTCTTCGCCGCCGACGCGCTGGTCCACGTCGGCAAGCACAGCAATCTGGAATGGCTGCCGGGCAAGGGCGTCGGCCTGTCCGCCGAGTGCTGGCCGGACGCGGTGATGGGCCCCTTGCCGAACATCTACCCGTTCATCGTCAACGACCCCGGCGAAGGCGCCCAGGCCAAGCGCCGCGCCCAGGCGGTGATCATCGACCACCTGATGCCGCCGCTGACCCGCGCCGAGACCTACGGGCCCCTGCGCGACCTGGAACGGCTGGCCGACGAATACTACGACGCGACCCTGCTCGACCCGCGCCGGGCCGTGCAACTGCGGGGAGAAATCCTCGAACTGGTGAGGGCAACCTCACTCGACCGCGAGCTGAACCTCGGCCTCAACGACGACGCCGACAGCTGGCTGCCGCAACTGGATGCCTACCTCTGCGACCTCAAGGAATCGCAGATCCGCGATGGCCTCCATGTGTTCGGCGAGTCGCCGTCCGGACGCCTGCGGGATGACACCCTGCTGTCCCTGGTGCGGATACCGCGCAGCGATGGCAAGGGCGCCAACGCCAGCCTGCTGCGTGCCCTGGCCAGTGACCTGAAACTGGGAAGCGACCCGCTCGACCTGAACTGGGGCGAGCCCTGGCAAGGCCCGCGCCCTGCGGTGCTGGACGCCATCAGCGCGGAACCCTGGCGCAGCAATGGAGACACCCGCGAACGCCTGGAACTGCTCGCCCTGGGCCTGATCGAGACCCGCGACTTCGGCTCCATCGGCGCCGCCAGCGATGCGGTTATCCACAACCTGCGGACCCGGATCGCCCCCACCCTGGATGCCTGCGGCGGCGCCGAAATCGGCGGCGTGCTGGCCGCCCTGGAAGGCCGCTTCGTCCCGCCGGGCCCCAGCGGCGCGCCGAGCCGCGGCCGCCTCGACGTACTGCCCACAGGGCGCAACTTCTTCACCGTGGACGTGCGCAATCTACCCACGCCCACCGCCTGGCGCCTGGGCTTCCAGTCCGCCAGCCTGTTGCTGGAGCGCCACCTGCAGGACCAGGGCGACCACCTGCGCCAGCTCGGTATTTCCGTGTGGGGCACCGCCACCATGCGCACCGGCGGCGACGACATCGCCCAGGCCCTGGCGCTGATGGGCGTGCGGCCGGTGTGGCAGGCCGGCAGCCAGCGAGTGGAAGACTTCGAAATCCTGCCGTTGTCCCTGCTGGATCGTCCGCGGGTGGACGTGACCCTGCGGGTGTCGGGCTTCTTCCGCGACGCCTTCGCCAACCTCATCCGCCTGTTCGACGCCGCCGTGCAGGCCGTGGCTGAACTGGACGAACCGGAGGACCTGAACCCCCTCGCGGCACGGGTGAAACAGGAAAGCACACGCCTCGCCGCCGAAGGCCTGGCCGTCGAAGATGCCCGCCTGCAGGCCGGCTGGCGGGTCTTCGGTGCCCAGCCCGGGGCCTACGGCGCCGGCGTGCAGGGCGCCATCGAGGCACGCCAGTGGCAGGACCGCGCCGAGCTGGCCGAGGTCTATCTCAACTGGGGCGGCTATGCCTATGGCGCGCAGGATGCCGGCACCCCGGCTCGGGAACGCTTCGCCCAGCGCCTGCAACGCTTGCAGGCGGTGCTGCAGAACCAGGACAACCGCGAGCACGACCTGCTCGATTCGAACGACTACTACCAGTTCCAGGGCGGCATGCTCGCCGCCGCCGAAACCCTGCGCGGGGAAAGGGTCGCCAGTTACCACGGCGACCACAGCCAGCCCGACCTGCCACGCATCCGCAGCCTCAAGGAAGAACTGGCCCGCGTGGTTCGTGCCCGCGCGGCCAATCCGAAGTGGATCGCCGGCATGAAGCGCCACGGCTACAAGGGGGCGTTCGAACTGGCCGCGACCGTGGACTACCTGTTCGCCTTCGACGCCACCAGCGAACTGGTGGACGACCACCAGTACCGGCAACTGGCCGATGCCTACCTGCTGGACCCGGACACCCGCGCGTTCATTCGCCAGCACAACCCCGAGGCCCTGCGCGATATCGCCGAGCGCCTGGTGGAAGCCCAGCAGCGCGGGTTATGGGAAAACCCGGGCGACTACCGCGAGGCGATCGAGAACCTGCTGCTCGATAGCGAAGAACAGTAG
- a CDS encoding 3-deoxy-7-phosphoheptulonate synthase has translation MNSSVSVLPTAVPPLHALDVVIPSSRSTRPLPTPADLRQRLPLTHELARQIRAQREAVRAVLDGEDSRLLVVVGPCSLHDPQSALDYARRLAALAPEVSDQLLLVMRAYVEKPRTTVGWKGLVYDPRLDGSGDMAEGLALSRRLMLDIAELGLPVATELLQPLVAGYLDDLLSWAAIGARTSESQIHRELVSGLDLPVGFKNGTDGSLGIVTDAMRSAAHAHQHFGLDDQGRPALVQTAGNADTHLVLRGGHQGPNFDAESVQAARAGLEKLGIAPRIMVDCSHANSGKDPLRQPAVLEDVIAQRLAGQDALRGVMLESHLFDGAQPLSCDLRYGVSITDGCLGWEGTARILREAAARLRG, from the coding sequence ATGAATTCTTCCGTTTCCGTTCTGCCCACCGCTGTACCGCCGCTGCATGCCCTGGACGTGGTCATCCCGTCATCCCGCAGCACGCGTCCGCTGCCCACCCCTGCCGACCTGCGCCAGCGCCTGCCGCTGACCCATGAGCTCGCCCGCCAGATCCGCGCCCAGCGCGAGGCCGTGCGCGCCGTGCTGGATGGCGAGGACTCGCGCCTGCTGGTGGTGGTCGGCCCCTGTTCCCTCCACGACCCGCAGTCCGCCCTCGACTACGCCCGGCGCCTCGCCGCCCTGGCACCCGAGGTGAGCGACCAGTTGCTGCTGGTGATGCGCGCCTACGTCGAGAAGCCCCGTACCACCGTGGGCTGGAAGGGACTGGTGTACGACCCACGGCTGGACGGCAGCGGCGACATGGCCGAAGGACTGGCGCTCAGCCGCCGGCTGATGCTGGACATCGCCGAGCTGGGCTTGCCGGTGGCCACCGAGTTGCTGCAACCCCTGGTGGCCGGTTACCTGGACGACCTGCTGAGCTGGGCCGCCATCGGTGCGCGCACCAGCGAATCGCAGATCCACCGCGAGCTGGTCAGTGGCCTCGACCTGCCGGTGGGCTTCAAGAACGGAACCGACGGCAGCCTCGGCATCGTCACTGACGCCATGCGCTCGGCGGCCCATGCCCACCAGCATTTCGGCCTCGACGACCAGGGCCGTCCGGCGCTGGTGCAGACCGCCGGCAATGCCGATACCCACCTGGTGCTGCGCGGCGGTCACCAGGGCCCTAACTTCGACGCCGAGAGCGTTCAGGCGGCCCGCGCCGGCCTGGAGAAGCTCGGTATCGCTCCGCGCATCATGGTCGACTGCAGCCACGCCAACAGCGGCAAAGACCCGCTGCGCCAGCCGGCGGTACTGGAGGATGTGATCGCCCAGCGCCTTGCCGGCCAGGACGCGCTGCGCGGGGTGATGCTCGAAAGCCACCTGTTCGACGGCGCCCAGCCGCTGTCCTGCGACCTGCGCTACGGCGTGTCCATCACCGATGGCTGCCTGGGCTGGGAAGGCACTGCGCGCATCCTGCGGGAGGCGGCGGCGCGTCTGCGGGGGTGA
- a CDS encoding NAD-dependent epimerase/dehydratase family protein, with product MADSPILITGGAGFIGSHLADALLAKGHAVRVLDNLSTGKRANLQLDNQRLELIEGDVADAAVVARAMSGCKAVAHLAAVASVQASVDDPVATHQSNFIGTLNVCEAMRRHGVKRVVFASSAAVYGQNGEGTAIDEDTPKAPLTPYAVDKLASEQYLDFYRREHRLEPAVFRFFNIFGPRQDPSSPYSGVISIFTERALAGLPITLFGDGEQTRDFVYVGDLVQVLVQALEAEWLEAGPVNVGLNQATSLKQLLAAIGDVLGDLPPVTHAEPRAGDIRHSRANNARLLLRYDFPTATPLREGVARLLGR from the coding sequence ATGGCTGATTCTCCCATCCTCATTACGGGCGGCGCCGGTTTCATCGGCTCGCACCTGGCCGATGCGCTGCTTGCCAAGGGCCACGCCGTGCGTGTGCTGGATAACCTCTCCACCGGCAAGCGCGCCAACCTGCAACTGGATAACCAGCGGCTGGAACTCATTGAGGGCGACGTGGCCGATGCCGCCGTGGTGGCGCGTGCCATGTCCGGCTGCAAGGCGGTGGCGCACCTGGCGGCCGTGGCTTCGGTGCAGGCCTCGGTGGATGACCCGGTGGCGACCCACCAGAGCAACTTCATCGGCACCCTGAACGTCTGCGAGGCCATGCGCCGGCACGGCGTGAAGCGGGTGGTCTTCGCGTCCAGCGCGGCGGTGTACGGCCAGAACGGCGAAGGCACGGCCATCGACGAAGACACGCCGAAGGCGCCGCTGACGCCCTACGCGGTGGACAAGCTGGCCAGCGAGCAGTACCTGGACTTCTACCGCCGCGAACATCGCCTGGAGCCGGCGGTGTTCCGCTTCTTCAACATCTTCGGGCCGCGCCAGGACCCGTCTTCGCCCTATTCCGGGGTGATCAGCATCTTCACCGAGCGCGCCCTGGCCGGGCTGCCGATCACCCTGTTCGGCGATGGCGAGCAGACCCGCGACTTCGTCTACGTCGGTGACCTGGTGCAGGTGCTGGTGCAGGCGCTGGAAGCGGAGTGGCTGGAGGCCGGCCCGGTGAATGTCGGCCTCAACCAGGCCACCAGCCTCAAGCAATTGCTCGCCGCCATCGGCGACGTGCTGGGCGACCTGCCGCCAGTGACCCATGCCGAGCCGCGTGCCGGGGATATTCGCCACTCGCGGGCGAACAACGCGCGCCTGCTGTTGCGCTACGACTTCCCCACGGCGACACCGCTGCGCGAGGGCGTGGCGCGCCTGCTGGGGCGCTGA
- a CDS encoding CbtB domain-containing protein produces MSSRTLSHSAASSSTLAQRLVLAIGAGLIGLSLVYFAGFSHIEAVHNAAHDTRHSAAFPCH; encoded by the coding sequence ATGTCCAGCCGCACCCTGTCCCATTCCGCCGCTTCGTCATCGACCCTGGCCCAGCGTCTCGTCCTGGCCATCGGTGCCGGCCTGATCGGCCTGTCCCTGGTGTATTTCGCCGGCTTCTCGCATATCGAGGCTGTGCACAACGCCGCCCACGACACCCGCCACAGCGCCGCCTTCCCCTGCCACTGA